From the genome of Bradyrhizobium elkanii USDA 76, one region includes:
- a CDS encoding universal stress protein produces the protein MSALKLRQDVMDELEFEPRVNAAHIGVVVTGGYGHSRLGEWMFGGMTRGLLQQAAICLLTSH, from the coding sequence ATGAGTGCATTGAAATTGCGTCAGGATGTAATGGATGAACTCGAGTTTGAACCCCGCGTGAATGCGGCCCATATCGGGGTTGTAGTCACCGGAGGTTACGGACATAGCCGGCTGGGGGAATGGATGTTCGGCGGCATGACGCGCGGTTTGCTGCAGCAAGCTGCGATCTGCCTGCTGACGTCACATTAG
- a CDS encoding CapA family protein: MPGAEPITHTFADADELEAMRDDVRALRTKVDLVILSCHWGVSSKEEPVAYQREIARAAIDVGADMVFGHHPHVVQAGEIYQGKPIFYSLGNFAFDWDVMRGRHLDGLALRCLIAGKKITEIELLPVRRNEHNDICVHSADTGAGKDILGRFEQLNRKLEDSIVLSRATHLRLEGIGKVNAAADSPEPLFCRAISNQGSKRPRS, from the coding sequence ATGCCGGGTGCTGAGCCGATCACGCATACATTCGCAGACGCCGACGAACTCGAGGCTATGCGGGACGATGTCCGCGCTCTGCGGACCAAGGTCGACCTTGTGATCCTTTCATGCCATTGGGGCGTGTCGTCCAAAGAGGAGCCAGTCGCATATCAGCGCGAAATAGCCCGAGCCGCCATCGACGTGGGGGCAGACATGGTGTTCGGCCACCATCCGCATGTGGTCCAGGCCGGCGAAATCTATCAGGGTAAGCCGATCTTCTACAGCCTTGGCAATTTTGCGTTCGACTGGGACGTTATGCGCGGCCGTCATCTCGATGGTCTGGCGCTGCGGTGCTTGATCGCGGGAAAGAAGATCACCGAAATTGAATTACTACCGGTCCGTCGCAACGAGCACAACGATATCTGCGTACATAGTGCAGACACCGGCGCGGGCAAGGACATTCTCGGCCGTTTCGAGCAGCTGAACAGGAAACTCGAAGACTCAATCGTCTTGTCGAGGGCCACTCACCTGCGGCTTGAGGGTATTGGTAAGGTTAACGCGGCTGCTGACTCCCCCGAGCCGTTGTTTTGCCGAGCGATATCCAATCAGGGGAGCAAGAGGCCTCGCTCCTGA
- a CDS encoding HAD-IIA family hydrolase produces the protein MEQRVAPADHPIRGIISDLDGVAYRGDTPIEDSVKAFLGWSERGLPYAFVTNNSTKSAAQFAAKLSRIGIPAEPSQVFTTISAVTSLLERRWARTTPVFAIGERPLLEAIEDSGYRLTCVEPKIVVLGFDAAFDYVKLRTAVRAALAGATVIATNPDVLTPVHDGYDPCVGVITAAIAAAVPNTKPIVLGKPQPFLIEQALAHLGTARHETVMVGDQIGTDIAAGKAAGMRSILLASDVPFNAVADVVPDRIIASLLDLAPPETVGWPR, from the coding sequence TTGGAACAGCGTGTTGCTCCGGCCGACCATCCCATTCGCGGCATCATCTCGGATCTCGACGGTGTCGCCTATCGCGGCGACACTCCGATCGAAGACTCCGTCAAGGCATTTCTCGGATGGAGCGAGCGGGGCCTGCCCTATGCGTTCGTCACCAACAATTCGACCAAATCCGCCGCGCAATTTGCAGCCAAGCTGAGCCGCATCGGCATTCCGGCCGAGCCGTCACAGGTCTTCACGACGATTTCGGCGGTCACATCCCTGCTCGAACGGCGCTGGGCGCGCACCACGCCCGTGTTTGCGATCGGCGAGCGACCACTGCTCGAGGCGATCGAGGACAGCGGCTATCGCCTGACCTGCGTCGAACCCAAGATCGTCGTGCTCGGATTCGATGCCGCGTTCGACTACGTCAAGCTGCGTACCGCGGTTAGGGCCGCACTCGCCGGCGCAACCGTCATCGCCACCAATCCAGATGTCCTGACGCCGGTTCATGACGGCTACGATCCTTGCGTCGGCGTGATCACGGCCGCGATTGCGGCGGCCGTTCCCAATACGAAGCCGATCGTGCTAGGCAAGCCGCAACCGTTCCTGATCGAACAGGCGCTGGCGCATCTCGGCACCGCCCGGCATGAGACCGTCATGGTCGGCGACCAGATCGGCACCGATATCGCCGCAGGAAAGGCCGCCGGCATGCGGTCGATCCTGCTCGCCAGCGACGTCCCTTTCAATGCGGTTGCAGACGTCGTTCCCGATCGCATCATCGCGAGCCTTCTTGACCTCGCGCCCCCCGAGACGGTCGGTTGGCCGCGATGA
- a CDS encoding CBS domain-containing protein: MQARDVMVSPVITVRASATVRHVASILLKHRISAVPVVDDGKVIGVVTESDLLHRTEAGTERPYSWWLGLLTGDAQMASDYVRSHAVKVNDVMTREVVTTGPETPLHEIAMLLEKHGIKRIPIVDRNDQLVGIVSRANLLQAVATARPKLEIALSDSAIRQKFLAEIRQQPWAHTFNLNVTVQNGVVDLWGYAPSADERAAVRVAAEAIPGVVLVNDHLLETPMLVY; encoded by the coding sequence ATGCAAGCACGCGACGTGATGGTTTCGCCAGTCATTACGGTGAGAGCAAGCGCAACCGTCCGGCATGTCGCCTCCATACTGCTCAAGCACCGTATCAGCGCCGTTCCGGTCGTGGATGACGGCAAGGTGATAGGAGTGGTCACGGAAAGCGACCTGCTCCATCGGACTGAGGCGGGGACCGAGCGTCCCTATTCCTGGTGGCTGGGGCTCCTGACCGGAGACGCACAAATGGCGTCCGACTACGTGAGGTCGCACGCGGTCAAGGTAAATGACGTTATGACTCGGGAGGTCGTGACTACCGGTCCAGAGACGCCCCTGCACGAGATCGCGATGCTACTCGAAAAGCATGGAATCAAGCGCATTCCGATCGTTGACAGAAACGACCAGCTTGTCGGCATTGTCAGCCGGGCCAACCTGCTCCAGGCCGTGGCGACTGCCCGTCCCAAGCTCGAAATCGCACTCTCAGATTCCGCGATCCGGCAGAAATTTCTTGCCGAGATTCGGCAGCAGCCGTGGGCCCACACATTCAACCTGAATGTGACCGTGCAAAACGGCGTCGTCGATCTCTGGGGTTATGCTCCGTCCGCCGACGAGCGCGCGGCGGTTCGGGTCGCCGCGGAGGCAATTCCCGGCGTTGTCCTAGTCAACGATCACCTTCTAGAAACACCGATGCTGGTGTACTGA
- a CDS encoding N,N-dimethylformamidase beta subunit family domain-containing protein, with amino-acid sequence MDIQAYFEEWSCEPGDVVRLAISTPHATVRASLVRLVSGPGRDEAIEGKVVDFSSVLDRTVSGGVQSTVVGSHAEFPLPSPIKDTAISVHCWAWPTVPERSAPQAIWSIGDIALVIVSGGLALRMGSAPLAVLPDAIIAKHWYSILTTIGDGEVCIDLRRLDAKVGAQRTLCAATGATANAATLRLAASGIGPSGSPLEPYNGKIDSPTLHLAKPSAETIAAWHAGKTPAQPAWAAWKLGRDFASETIEPDAGGGKGHLVNGVERGVTGRNWDGRSDSFVEVPEHYCALQFHDDDMVDAGWRYNLEFHLPEDFQSGVYAVRLEAGGSRNHFPLFVRPVPGTSAPVLFLVPTNTYLAYANDHLASLDFSSVMPHDKVVPEDEQYLFSHPEPGRSCYDTHADGTPVRYSGRRRPLFNVRPGFPNWLTGSYRHFPVDMYIIEWLEHLGIEYHVATDEDFERGGRNLADRYAAIVTGSHPEYWTRTGLDILDGYLHDGGRVMYLGGNGFYWVTSRLGAKPWVIEVRRDNSGTRCWDAPYGERTHVATTEAGGIWRTRGRAPNKMLGVGFASEGWSKGCGYRRLEASYNSPAAKLFDGITEEIVGDYGYVLGGAVGDEVDRYDVTLGSPEHAYVLGTSTGLGNEYQLVIEDLTLSLPDQGGAQRPDVVRSDMVLFPIDGGGWVFSVGSIAYAGALAWNGCDNGLSRLTANILRAFTGKEPVLGA; translated from the coding sequence ATGGATATCCAGGCTTATTTCGAGGAGTGGTCCTGCGAGCCCGGCGATGTCGTCCGGCTTGCGATCAGCACGCCGCACGCCACCGTCCGCGCAAGCCTCGTGCGACTGGTCTCGGGTCCCGGGCGCGACGAAGCGATCGAGGGCAAGGTGGTCGATTTCTCGTCGGTGCTCGACCGCACCGTTTCCGGCGGCGTGCAATCCACGGTGGTCGGCTCGCACGCCGAATTTCCGCTTCCCTCACCGATCAAGGATACGGCGATCAGCGTCCATTGCTGGGCATGGCCGACCGTCCCCGAGCGGAGCGCGCCCCAGGCCATCTGGTCGATTGGCGACATTGCGCTCGTCATCGTCTCAGGCGGTCTTGCGCTTCGAATGGGCAGCGCACCGCTCGCGGTCTTGCCGGATGCGATCATCGCCAAACACTGGTATTCGATCCTGACTACCATCGGCGACGGCGAAGTCTGCATCGACCTCAGGCGTCTTGATGCCAAGGTTGGGGCACAACGCACGCTCTGCGCGGCGACCGGCGCGACGGCAAATGCGGCCACGCTCCGGCTCGCGGCGTCCGGCATCGGCCCGTCCGGGTCGCCGTTGGAGCCATATAACGGCAAGATCGACTCGCCGACGCTGCACCTCGCGAAGCCATCCGCAGAGACGATCGCCGCATGGCACGCAGGGAAGACTCCCGCGCAACCGGCATGGGCAGCATGGAAACTCGGCAGGGACTTCGCGTCAGAGACGATTGAGCCGGACGCTGGAGGCGGAAAGGGGCACCTTGTCAACGGCGTCGAGCGCGGTGTGACCGGACGTAACTGGGACGGGCGAAGCGACTCCTTCGTCGAAGTTCCCGAGCATTACTGTGCGCTGCAATTCCACGACGACGACATGGTGGATGCCGGCTGGCGGTATAATCTCGAATTCCACCTGCCGGAGGACTTTCAAAGCGGAGTCTATGCAGTTCGGCTCGAGGCCGGCGGAAGCCGCAATCATTTTCCGCTGTTTGTCAGGCCGGTCCCGGGCACCTCGGCACCCGTGCTGTTCCTGGTGCCGACCAACACCTATCTGGCCTATGCGAACGACCACCTGGCCTCGCTCGATTTCTCATCGGTGATGCCTCATGACAAGGTGGTGCCCGAGGACGAACAGTACTTGTTCTCACATCCGGAGCCGGGCCGCTCCTGCTACGATACCCATGCCGACGGAACGCCGGTTCGCTATTCGGGCCGCAGACGGCCGCTGTTCAACGTCCGCCCTGGTTTTCCGAACTGGCTAACGGGCTCGTATCGTCACTTTCCCGTCGACATGTACATCATCGAATGGCTGGAGCACCTCGGCATCGAATATCATGTCGCAACCGACGAGGATTTCGAACGTGGTGGCCGCAACCTGGCCGACCGGTACGCGGCGATCGTCACGGGCTCGCACCCGGAATACTGGACACGAACCGGCCTCGATATCCTCGACGGATACCTGCATGACGGCGGCCGGGTCATGTATCTTGGCGGCAACGGCTTCTACTGGGTGACGAGCCGGCTCGGTGCAAAGCCCTGGGTCATCGAGGTGCGCCGCGACAACAGCGGCACGCGCTGCTGGGATGCCCCCTATGGCGAACGGACCCATGTTGCGACGACTGAAGCCGGCGGCATCTGGCGCACGCGCGGCCGCGCCCCGAACAAGATGCTAGGCGTGGGCTTCGCATCGGAGGGATGGTCGAAGGGCTGCGGCTATCGGCGGCTGGAGGCGAGCTACAATTCGCCCGCCGCGAAATTGTTCGACGGCATCACTGAGGAAATCGTCGGCGATTACGGCTACGTGCTGGGTGGAGCGGTGGGAGACGAGGTCGACAGGTACGACGTTACGCTCGGGAGTCCCGAGCATGCCTATGTGCTCGGGACTTCGACCGGGCTTGGCAACGAGTATCAGCTCGTCATCGAGGATCTTACTCTTTCGCTCCCGGATCAGGGAGGCGCACAGCGGCCTGACGTGGTGAGATCGGACATGGTCCTGTTTCCGATCGATGGAGGCGGCTGGGTGTTTTCGGTCGGCTCCATCGCCTATGCCGGCGCCCTGGCCTGGAACGGCTGCGACAACGGTCTTTCGCGCCTGACGGCGAATATACTCAGGGCCTTCACCGGCAAGGAGCCGGTGCTCGGAGCATGA
- a CDS encoding phosphotransferase enzyme family protein, which yields MMTPGLIESMQASLAASLPRWGLSSQSTLVFLSHSENTTFLAQDPAARQKLVLRVQRPGYHSPDEIASELAWIDAVIADNVVLTPRPVADREGHLLCPIPLSGATRHVVAFEFLSGKEPDASDDLATWFGELGATSARLHAHSRRWTMPSTFQRKVWDFDAMLGRRPLWGDWRAGLGLRDDGRRLLQRVADELERRVEAYGRSEQRFGLVHADLRLANLLVEGDRLGVIDFDDCGFSWFFYDFAAAVSFIEHEPVMDLLQQSWLAGYRTVAPVSRDDEAMLPAFVMLRRMLLTAWLASHSDTETARRLGTGYTDGTVALGDRFLRGL from the coding sequence ATGATGACTCCCGGCCTCATCGAGAGCATGCAGGCCTCTCTCGCGGCGAGCCTGCCGCGCTGGGGACTATCATCGCAATCGACGCTCGTCTTTCTCAGCCATTCCGAGAACACCACCTTTCTTGCGCAGGACCCGGCCGCTCGGCAAAAACTCGTGTTGCGCGTGCAGCGGCCCGGCTATCACTCGCCGGACGAGATTGCGTCCGAGCTCGCCTGGATCGACGCCGTGATCGCAGACAACGTGGTGCTCACGCCGCGCCCGGTCGCCGATCGGGAGGGACACCTGTTGTGCCCCATTCCCCTGAGTGGCGCGACGCGACACGTCGTTGCGTTCGAATTCCTCAGCGGCAAGGAGCCGGACGCCTCGGACGATCTGGCCACCTGGTTCGGCGAGCTCGGCGCGACCAGCGCGCGGCTTCACGCGCACAGCCGCCGATGGACAATGCCATCAACGTTCCAGCGCAAGGTCTGGGATTTCGATGCCATGCTGGGCCGCCGGCCACTATGGGGTGACTGGCGCGCCGGTCTTGGCCTGCGCGACGATGGCCGCAGGCTGCTGCAGAGGGTCGCCGACGAACTTGAACGGCGCGTCGAGGCTTACGGACGGAGCGAGCAGCGGTTTGGCCTCGTTCACGCCGACCTCCGCCTCGCCAACCTGCTCGTCGAAGGCGACCGGCTCGGCGTCATCGACTTCGACGATTGCGGCTTCTCGTGGTTCTTCTATGACTTCGCCGCGGCCGTCAGCTTCATCGAGCACGAGCCGGTGATGGACCTGCTCCAGCAGTCGTGGCTTGCGGGATACCGGACCGTCGCACCGGTCTCGCGCGACGACGAGGCCATGCTGCCTGCGTTCGTGATGCTCAGGCGCATGCTGCTGACGGCCTGGCTCGCTTCGCATTCGGACACCGAAACCGCACGGCGCCTGGGTACGGGCTACACCGACGGAACGGTCGCGCTCGGCGACCGCTTCCTGCGCGGATTGTGA
- a CDS encoding host attachment family protein, with translation MTKVPHDAVVFVGDGRKALFLRNEGDAQSLNLKAEAVFEHQSPATRMQGTDRPGRLSKGPHSGQRSAVESPNWHDIEEHRFTKQVAIAAEQLLRSGSAKMFVIVAPPRTLGELRMALHADVCRHVVAEIPKDLTKLPVWEIEKHLLEAPA, from the coding sequence ATGACGAAAGTTCCACATGATGCCGTCGTGTTTGTCGGCGACGGGCGCAAGGCCCTCTTCCTCCGTAACGAAGGCGACGCGCAATCCCTCAACCTCAAGGCCGAGGCTGTATTCGAGCATCAGAGCCCTGCAACGCGCATGCAAGGGACCGACCGACCGGGACGGCTGAGCAAGGGACCGCATTCAGGGCAGCGGAGTGCCGTCGAGTCGCCGAACTGGCACGATATCGAAGAACATCGTTTCACGAAGCAGGTTGCGATCGCGGCGGAGCAGCTCCTTCGCAGTGGAAGCGCGAAGATGTTCGTCATTGTTGCTCCGCCGCGAACGTTGGGCGAACTGAGGATGGCCCTGCACGCCGACGTCTGTCGTCACGTCGTGGCCGAGATTCCGAAGGATCTCACCAAGCTGCCAGTCTGGGAAATCGAGAAACATCTGTTGGAAGCTCCGGCTTAA
- a CDS encoding response regulator transcription factor, which produces MLVSASLASGWIAVVDDDVSLREAISSLLRAHSLHARTFGSAEAFLPALVTGMPSCVIFDMHMPGRTGLELLQHLRANGFQIPAIIITAGANPRLREHCEAAGASAFLTKPLDTDLLLSAIEQATSSAREAI; this is translated from the coding sequence ATGTTGGTATCAGCGAGTCTGGCGTCCGGGTGGATTGCCGTAGTCGACGACGACGTATCACTCCGGGAAGCAATAAGCAGCCTCCTGCGCGCACACTCTCTGCACGCCAGGACCTTTGGCTCTGCGGAGGCATTCCTTCCGGCACTGGTGACCGGGATGCCAAGCTGTGTCATTTTTGACATGCATATGCCGGGTAGGACCGGCCTTGAGCTGCTTCAGCATTTGAGAGCTAACGGTTTTCAAATTCCCGCAATCATCATTACGGCAGGCGCTAATCCGAGATTACGCGAACATTGCGAGGCGGCGGGCGCCAGCGCTTTTCTGACGAAGCCGCTTGATACCGACTTGCTGCTTTCTGCTATCGAACAGGCCACCAGCAGCGCACGAGAGGCAATCTAA
- a CDS encoding ABC transporter substrate-binding protein produces MINRRDLMLGGLAGAAAFGFGRVNPDFLVNSAFAAEGKTLRFLGAEALTGNWDPTTHTNLGQLIVEGFVFGYLTRAPMRPEKPDELIFELAESMKPIDTYKMEVKLRKGVKFHDGTPFTAADVKATYEYGCQPDRPAQWYPGLVTVDVVDDYTCHINTKAQGYPATLYYYLSSFLPIMSAKDVANKAQLSARMNGTGPYKYVEQKGDTTVLAANPDFFLGAAKIPGVEYHFVGDTTTRTLSLLNGEADIIERLEQEQVETISKDARFSIHKAVSVENKYLFFRCSKKPFDDPRIRLAACYSIDRKQVLDVLGVSGIYSKAHISPVKFGYAEVADYPEFDPDKAQKLLAEAGFPKGQGLPELTYYTSVGFYPKTKEYAELITGMLQEQGFKVNLQTLEVAAWGNLLYDKPGGGEGNMIDCGWCTGSPEPDLVLRTHFHSSSKRITGIVDKDIDAVLDKERNATTIEERKNILQTETLPTIAKKAPALALFTSVFIHAYSKKLDGLYIYPNGMQDMTKATLA; encoded by the coding sequence ATGATCAACCGCAGAGACTTGATGTTAGGGGGACTGGCCGGGGCCGCGGCGTTCGGCTTCGGGCGGGTCAATCCCGACTTTCTTGTGAATTCCGCCTTTGCCGCCGAGGGCAAGACACTGCGCTTTCTTGGCGCGGAAGCGCTGACCGGCAACTGGGACCCAACCACCCATACCAATCTCGGCCAGCTCATCGTCGAGGGCTTCGTGTTCGGCTATCTGACGCGGGCGCCGATGCGGCCGGAGAAACCGGACGAGCTGATCTTCGAGCTGGCTGAATCGATGAAGCCCATCGACACCTATAAGATGGAGGTGAAGCTCAGGAAGGGCGTCAAATTTCATGACGGGACCCCGTTCACAGCGGCCGACGTCAAGGCGACCTACGAATATGGCTGCCAACCCGATCGTCCGGCGCAGTGGTACCCCGGTCTCGTCACCGTCGACGTCGTCGACGACTACACCTGCCACATCAACACCAAGGCGCAGGGCTATCCGGCGACGCTCTACTACTATCTGTCGTCCTTCCTGCCGATCATGTCGGCCAAGGACGTTGCCAACAAGGCGCAGCTCTCGGCGCGCATGAACGGCACGGGCCCCTACAAATATGTCGAGCAGAAAGGCGACACCACCGTTCTCGCCGCCAATCCCGACTTCTTCCTCGGCGCAGCGAAGATCCCGGGTGTCGAGTATCACTTCGTCGGTGACACCACGACGCGCACGCTGTCGCTGTTGAACGGCGAGGCCGACATCATCGAGCGGCTCGAGCAGGAGCAGGTCGAGACCATCTCGAAGGATGCCCGCTTCAGCATCCACAAGGCGGTTTCGGTCGAGAACAAATACCTGTTCTTCCGCTGCTCGAAGAAGCCGTTCGACGATCCGAGGATTCGCCTCGCCGCATGCTACTCGATCGACCGCAAGCAGGTGCTCGACGTGCTCGGCGTCTCCGGCATCTATTCCAAGGCGCACATCTCGCCGGTCAAGTTCGGCTATGCCGAGGTGGCCGACTATCCTGAATTCGATCCGGACAAGGCGCAGAAGCTGCTCGCGGAGGCCGGCTTCCCCAAAGGCCAGGGCCTGCCCGAGCTCACCTATTACACGTCGGTCGGCTTCTATCCGAAGACGAAGGAATATGCCGAGTTGATTACCGGCATGCTCCAGGAGCAGGGGTTCAAGGTCAATCTGCAGACGCTCGAAGTCGCGGCGTGGGGTAATTTGCTTTACGACAAGCCCGGCGGCGGTGAGGGCAACATGATCGACTGCGGCTGGTGCACCGGCTCGCCCGAGCCGGATCTCGTCCTGCGCACACACTTCCACTCCTCCTCCAAGCGCATCACCGGCATCGTCGACAAGGACATCGACGCGGTGCTGGACAAGGAGCGCAACGCCACGACAATCGAGGAGCGCAAGAATATCCTGCAGACCGAGACGCTGCCGACCATCGCCAAGAAGGCCCCGGCGCTCGCGTTGTTCACCTCGGTCTTCATCCATGCCTACAGCAAGAAGCTGGATGGTCTGTACATCTATCCGAACGGCATGCAGGACATGACCAAGGCAACATTGGCATGA
- a CDS encoding oxygenase MpaB family protein: MVSESDLELALDFVRARAAGPVEGIFGPGSMTWRIDREAITFLGAGRALLLQLAHPWVAAAVAEHSRTFADPIGRFHRTFGVVFTMVFGSLDAALTAARHLHRRHTMIVGRLPDAIGPFESGSLYRANEVAALRWVHATLVDTALAVHDLILPPFSVEERERYWAESRLFGALFGLTSSDLPADWDSFAAYTAEMMQSDTLSVSTAAREVARQIFAGGRPWLRSPRWYQTLSAELLPDRLRTGFGLAFDERDRKAAQRAVARIRRIYPKIPTQLRYVGPYQEAQARLQGTTQLGWTTRCLNRAWIGRPQLDDRWNR, encoded by the coding sequence TTGGTCTCTGAAAGCGACCTTGAGCTCGCTCTTGATTTCGTCCGGGCTCGGGCCGCCGGGCCGGTCGAGGGCATCTTTGGTCCAGGCTCGATGACCTGGCGGATCGACCGGGAAGCCATCACCTTTTTGGGCGCCGGTCGTGCCTTGCTGCTTCAGCTGGCGCATCCCTGGGTCGCCGCCGCCGTGGCCGAGCACTCGCGGACCTTCGCGGATCCGATCGGTCGCTTCCATCGAACCTTTGGCGTGGTGTTTACGATGGTGTTCGGCTCGCTCGATGCGGCCCTTACCGCTGCCCGGCACCTGCACCGCCGCCATACCATGATCGTTGGCCGCCTGCCCGATGCAATCGGTCCGTTCGAGAGCGGCTCGCTCTACCGCGCCAATGAGGTCGCAGCGTTGCGCTGGGTTCACGCGACCCTCGTCGACACCGCTCTGGCCGTCCACGACCTGATCCTGCCTCCGTTCTCGGTCGAAGAGCGCGAGCGCTATTGGGCCGAAAGCCGGCTGTTTGGGGCATTGTTCGGGCTGACGTCGAGCGACTTGCCGGCGGATTGGGATTCATTCGCGGCCTACACCGCGGAGATGATGCAATCGGATACATTGTCCGTCAGCACGGCCGCGCGCGAGGTGGCCCGACAGATCTTCGCCGGTGGACGACCATGGTTGCGGTCGCCGCGCTGGTATCAAACCCTGAGTGCCGAGCTGCTGCCGGACCGATTGCGCACCGGCTTCGGATTGGCCTTTGACGAACGCGACAGGAAGGCCGCACAGCGTGCCGTTGCGCGGATACGACGCATCTATCCCAAAATACCGACCCAGCTTCGCTACGTCGGCCCCTACCAGGAGGCTCAAGCGCGACTGCAGGGAACGACGCAGCTGGGCTGGACAACGCGGTGCCTGAACAGGGCCTGGATAGGACGCCCCCAGTTGGATGACCGCTGGAACAGGTGA
- the murJ gene encoding murein biosynthesis integral membrane protein MurJ: MGASRQADLYFASFTLPDFLNYLLAAGALSIVFIPIFLSHLQRGDERRAWISFSVIANFILLVGTVGIAVLMALGRPLAELVAPGITDPTDIDALVRLTRIILPAQFFHVVGGLLSAALQAQNLHALPALAPLVYSAGIIIGGLIGAYYPQLGAEGFAWGVLVGSIAGPFALPLYGCIKSNMRWLPLISFSDPDLRRYLWLSLPIMIGFSIVIVDEWIVKNQASYLAPGTLAYLQYGRTLMKVPIGMFGMAVGVASYPTISELVTAGAIVKAYALLCRAVRLTLLLTFAAQVCLTIAGFEAVYLIWGLSAHRFSLSDAQETATVLTFLCIGLSGWAAQTLISRGFYALGSTWLPTLIGTVIAAAMTPVYVALRLRGGAMGLAVASSAAIIIYVMVLGWLQRRRFEREAIARGTTLEGSQGMLRVALRLAMSAVVATGLGLLARIQLLQWLPDANAMTVIGRATLLCMLGIGLYWGMAHLLRVGEIAEIQAVLLRKIRPAQAPDTPHQDS; the protein is encoded by the coding sequence TTGGGTGCCAGCCGCCAGGCCGATCTCTACTTCGCGAGCTTTACGTTACCGGACTTCCTGAACTACCTGCTTGCTGCTGGCGCGCTGTCAATCGTGTTCATTCCGATCTTTCTGTCGCACCTGCAGCGAGGTGATGAAAGACGGGCCTGGATTTCGTTCAGTGTCATCGCGAATTTCATCTTGCTGGTTGGTACGGTCGGCATCGCGGTTCTTATGGCGCTTGGGCGGCCATTGGCCGAACTGGTTGCCCCAGGCATCACCGATCCGACGGACATCGACGCACTTGTCCGTCTAACGCGCATCATCCTGCCGGCCCAATTCTTTCATGTGGTGGGTGGACTGCTATCGGCAGCGCTGCAGGCCCAAAATCTCCATGCACTTCCGGCTCTGGCGCCGCTGGTCTACTCCGCAGGTATCATCATCGGTGGACTGATCGGTGCTTACTATCCCCAGCTGGGTGCCGAAGGCTTTGCTTGGGGCGTGCTGGTCGGGTCCATCGCGGGTCCCTTCGCCTTGCCACTTTACGGTTGCATCAAGAGCAATATGCGCTGGCTGCCGTTGATTTCGTTCAGCGATCCAGACCTGAGACGCTATCTCTGGCTGTCGCTCCCGATCATGATCGGCTTTTCGATTGTGATCGTGGACGAGTGGATCGTGAAGAACCAGGCTTCCTATCTCGCGCCGGGGACGCTCGCCTACCTGCAATATGGCCGGACCTTGATGAAAGTCCCGATCGGGATGTTCGGGATGGCGGTCGGCGTCGCTTCCTATCCGACCATTAGCGAACTGGTCACGGCGGGGGCCATCGTCAAGGCTTACGCTCTGTTATGCCGAGCCGTGCGGCTGACGCTACTCCTCACATTTGCGGCGCAAGTGTGCCTGACCATCGCAGGCTTCGAGGCGGTCTACCTGATCTGGGGCCTTTCCGCTCACCGTTTCAGCCTCTCCGACGCGCAAGAAACCGCCACCGTACTGACCTTCCTCTGCATTGGCCTCAGCGGCTGGGCAGCGCAGACGCTCATCAGCCGCGGCTTCTATGCACTGGGCAGCACATGGCTGCCGACACTTATCGGCACGGTGATCGCTGCTGCCATGACGCCCGTCTACGTTGCGTTACGCCTGCGAGGTGGCGCTATGGGCCTGGCCGTCGCGAGCTCGGCAGCTATCATTATCTATGTGATGGTGCTTGGCTGGCTACAGCGCCGCCGCTTCGAGCGCGAGGCAATTGCGAGAGGCACAACGCTTGAGGGATCGCAGGGAATGCTGCGGGTCGCGCTGCGCCTTGCGATGTCCGCGGTCGTAGCGACGGGCCTCGGCCTCCTCGCCCGTATTCAACTATTGCAATGGCTGCCGGATGCAAATGCAATGACGGTGATCGGTCGTGCCACGCTGCTTTGTATGCTCGGGATCGGGCTATATTGGGGGATGGCCCATTTGCTTCGCGTAGGCGAGATCGCTGAGATTCAAGCCGTCTTGTTACGCAAGATACGCCCAGCACAGGCCCCAGATACGCCGCACCAGGATTCATAA